From a region of the Bradyrhizobium guangdongense genome:
- a CDS encoding ABC transporter ATP-binding protein, with product MTEPLLEVDQLNVGYGEGIVISGLSFAIEAGGSLAVLGRNGAGKSTLMLALAGHLTPRSGRIRFRGNEIADLAPHRRCRLGIGWVPQGREIFAPLTVEENLQIAATNGPWTIERIFEMFPSLKARRTNFGDQLSGGEQQMLAIGRALVTNPRLLLLDEPLEGLAPVVAQDVARCITAITETESMAVILIEQHAGFALRLARQAIILERGIAVRNGESSAIAADRGALEQYVGIRKPGRAA from the coding sequence GTGACTGAGCCGCTGCTCGAGGTCGACCAGCTCAACGTGGGCTATGGTGAAGGAATCGTCATCAGCGGACTGTCCTTCGCGATTGAGGCCGGCGGCTCTCTTGCGGTTCTGGGCCGAAACGGGGCCGGAAAATCAACCCTGATGCTCGCCCTTGCGGGTCATCTCACGCCCCGCTCGGGGCGAATTCGTTTTCGCGGCAACGAGATCGCCGACCTAGCGCCACACCGGCGATGCCGACTGGGCATCGGGTGGGTGCCGCAAGGCCGCGAGATATTCGCCCCCCTCACTGTCGAGGAGAACCTGCAGATTGCCGCGACGAACGGACCTTGGACAATCGAGCGCATCTTCGAGATGTTTCCAAGTCTGAAGGCACGTCGCACCAATTTCGGAGATCAGCTGTCGGGCGGCGAACAGCAGATGCTGGCGATCGGTCGAGCCCTGGTGACGAACCCGCGCTTGCTGCTGCTCGACGAGCCGCTCGAAGGCCTCGCCCCCGTCGTCGCGCAGGACGTCGCGCGCTGCATCACCGCGATCACCGAGACCGAGAGCATGGCGGTCATTCTGATCGAGCAGCACGCAGGCTTCGCGCTCAGGCTGGCGCGGCAGGCGATCATCCTGGAGCGCGGCATTGCCGTTCGCAACGGAGAAAGCAGCGCTATTGCGGCGGATCGCGGTGCCCTCGAACAATATGTCGGCATCCGCAAACCCGGTCGCGCCGCGTAG
- a CDS encoding ABC transporter ATP-binding protein: MTVAALQTRDLCKQFGALKVTNAVSLVLKAGGRHALIGPNGAGKSTLINLLTGVLAPSSGSILLEGEPIDRLSTDQRVARGLGRTFQINALFPHLTPLESIMLAVARRRGRLGRPLQALHRQPDTTDEAYELARSVGLDRDCLRRTAELSYGRQRLVEIALALAGRPRVLLLDEPAAGVPAGESFELMQAIESLPDQIAVLFIEHDMDLVFRFADTITVLVAGSVFRQGKPGEIATDPEVRRIYLGDDRD, encoded by the coding sequence ATGACGGTTGCCGCGCTCCAGACACGCGACCTTTGCAAGCAATTTGGCGCCTTGAAGGTCACCAATGCCGTCAGCCTCGTGCTAAAGGCAGGCGGTCGACATGCCCTGATCGGGCCGAACGGCGCCGGCAAGAGCACGCTGATCAACCTGCTCACCGGCGTGCTGGCCCCGAGCAGCGGCAGCATTCTGCTGGAGGGCGAGCCAATCGATCGATTGAGCACCGATCAGCGTGTCGCACGCGGATTGGGGCGGACTTTCCAGATTAACGCCCTGTTCCCGCATCTGACGCCGCTGGAATCGATCATGCTCGCGGTCGCCCGGCGCCGCGGACGGCTTGGCAGGCCTCTTCAGGCCTTACATCGGCAGCCCGACACCACGGACGAGGCGTATGAGTTGGCGCGTTCGGTCGGGCTTGACCGCGACTGCCTGCGGCGGACTGCCGAACTATCTTACGGTCGCCAGCGCCTTGTGGAGATTGCTCTCGCCCTCGCCGGCCGTCCCCGCGTGCTGCTGTTGGACGAGCCGGCGGCGGGAGTTCCCGCCGGCGAGAGCTTTGAGCTGATGCAGGCTATCGAATCCCTCCCCGATCAGATCGCCGTTCTCTTCATCGAGCACGACATGGATCTGGTCTTTCGTTTTGCCGACACGATCACCGTTCTCGTCGCCGGTTCGGTATTTCGCCAAGGCAAGCCCGGCGAGATCGCGACCGACCCGGAGGTGCGGCGGATTTATCTCGGAGATGACCGTGACTGA
- a CDS encoding branched-chain amino acid ABC transporter permease, producing MSDITLDLARTAVRFRARWTLVELVFWIAAAACYVLFPGKLVLLTQILIGGLFAMSLDLLLGYGGIPSFGHAAFFGLGAYTAGLLAAHGWGEPISGVLAAGLVTGALGFAFSTLIAKVRGAAVLMVTLCIGLLLYEGASRLPWLTGGDSGLQGIEMWPLLGLFEFDLFGRTAFWYAYCSALTLYLVARRYVHSPEGLALQAIRENQTRVPMLGVSITRRKMIAFTISAARRAAGADHTDRRTGNVELRTIGVGPRHADRRRNWHAYRRLHWGCRVHLDARPAVDGQSCILDVLARPGADRDRVDG from the coding sequence ATGAGCGACATCACTCTCGACCTCGCGCGAACTGCGGTGCGCTTTCGCGCCAGATGGACCTTGGTCGAGCTGGTCTTTTGGATCGCTGCAGCGGCCTGCTATGTCCTCTTTCCCGGCAAGCTCGTCCTTCTCACACAGATCCTAATCGGCGGCCTGTTTGCGATGTCGCTCGATCTGTTGCTCGGCTATGGCGGGATTCCGTCCTTCGGACATGCCGCCTTTTTCGGACTCGGCGCCTACACGGCGGGATTGCTCGCTGCGCATGGCTGGGGCGAGCCGATCTCCGGCGTTCTTGCTGCCGGGCTCGTGACCGGCGCTCTCGGCTTCGCCTTCAGCACGCTGATTGCAAAAGTCCGCGGCGCCGCAGTGCTCATGGTGACGCTTTGCATCGGGCTTCTGCTCTATGAAGGCGCAAGCCGCCTGCCTTGGCTCACCGGCGGCGACAGCGGTCTCCAGGGAATCGAGATGTGGCCGCTGCTCGGGCTGTTCGAGTTCGATCTCTTCGGCCGAACCGCGTTCTGGTATGCCTATTGCAGCGCATTGACGCTTTATCTTGTCGCCCGGCGTTATGTCCACTCGCCGGAGGGTCTCGCGCTGCAGGCCATTCGCGAGAACCAGACCCGCGTTCCGATGCTCGGCGTCTCCATCACACGGCGCAAGATGATCGCTTTCACGATATCGGCGGCGAGGCGCGCTGCTGGCGCAGACCACACAGATCGTCGCACTGGAAACGTTGAGCTTCGAACGATCGGTGTCGGCCCTCGTCATGCTGATCGTCGGCGGAATTGGCACGCTTATCGGCGGCTTCATTGGGGCTGCCGCGTTCATCTGGATGCGCGACCTGCTGTCGACGGTCAATCCTGTATATTGGATGTTCTGGCTCGGCCTGGTGCTGATCGCGATCGTGTTGACGGCTAG
- a CDS encoding branched-chain amino acid ABC transporter permease, which produces MVGFVNVLIGGIAYGFVLFLMAGGLSITLGLMGFANMAHAALAMVGGYTAALLIGKAGWPFLAAVAAAAAIAAAVGAILERSLFRRLYEASELEQVLLTIGVVYVSIAAATYLVGPEQMAIAVPSWLDGNVRIGAVEVSRYRLFLIGFGTALLLSLLVLIDHTNFGARIRAAVFNRRMTASCGIDVARLYALAFALGSALAGLGGALSVKLLGLDPNFPIKFLTELLIVVSVGGLGSLRGTFAACLMFGVLDVAGKYLLPEIGAFIIYATALSVLTVRPQGLAGRPQ; this is translated from the coding sequence ATGGTCGGCTTCGTCAACGTTCTGATCGGCGGCATCGCTTATGGGTTCGTGCTGTTTCTGATGGCTGGTGGCCTCTCCATCACGCTCGGGCTGATGGGCTTCGCCAATATGGCGCATGCGGCGCTGGCCATGGTTGGAGGCTACACGGCGGCATTGCTGATCGGCAAGGCCGGGTGGCCGTTCCTTGCGGCGGTGGCAGCGGCTGCCGCCATCGCGGCCGCCGTGGGTGCGATCCTCGAGCGCAGCCTTTTCCGGAGACTGTACGAGGCCTCGGAGCTGGAACAGGTCCTGCTGACGATCGGCGTCGTCTACGTGTCGATTGCCGCAGCCACCTATCTGGTCGGTCCAGAGCAGATGGCGATCGCGGTGCCTTCATGGCTGGACGGAAACGTCCGCATCGGCGCTGTCGAGGTCAGCCGCTACCGGCTTTTTCTGATCGGCTTCGGCACGGCACTTCTTCTGTCGCTGCTTGTTCTGATCGATCATACGAATTTTGGCGCCAGGATAAGGGCGGCCGTTTTCAACCGGCGGATGACGGCATCCTGCGGCATCGACGTCGCAAGACTGTACGCCCTCGCCTTCGCTCTCGGCTCCGCGCTTGCTGGACTAGGCGGCGCGCTCAGCGTGAAGCTCCTTGGCCTCGACCCGAACTTCCCCATCAAATTTCTGACGGAGTTGCTGATCGTGGTCAGCGTCGGCGGGCTCGGCTCCTTGCGCGGAACGTTTGCCGCCTGCCTCATGTTCGGGGTCCTTGACGTGGCCGGGAAATATCTGCTTCCGGAGATCGGCGCGTTTATCATCTATGCAACGGCGCTTTCCGTCCTGACGGTGCGCCCGCAAGGCCTAGCCGGCCGTCCGCAATGA
- a CDS encoding ABC transporter substrate-binding protein, protein MIARIAIVAAAMLAVSIQAKADDRPLKIGWLMSYTGPGAAAGAASDAAIQVFFRKFGTTVAGRRIEIIKRDTTGPAPDVARRLAQELIVSENVDFLAGMDYTPNTMAVAPLSTSAKVPLLIVNSATSGILAKHPFAVRFGFTTTEMAQQLALYAAKQKLKSVYTFVHEYEPGLDAEAMFVREYKAAGGVIAGSVRAPLKATDFSAYIQRIKDANPDGIFVFMAAGELTPIFLRQFKEAGLDPAKIIGIGDITDESSLPAAGEAALGVVTAFHYTPTHDSEVNREFAAAFNAVAQGRPLGFIPVVSYDVLRAIYTVVDAQKGDLNPERTIELLKQTRFESPRGPIAIDPSTREIVQNIYFRRVENRDGQMVNLEFATIPDVKDPGSAR, encoded by the coding sequence ATGATCGCCAGGATCGCAATCGTGGCCGCGGCCATGTTGGCCGTCAGCATTCAGGCAAAGGCCGACGACCGTCCGCTGAAGATCGGCTGGCTGATGAGCTATACCGGGCCGGGCGCCGCGGCCGGCGCCGCGTCCGATGCCGCGATCCAGGTGTTTTTCCGCAAGTTCGGCACTACGGTCGCCGGTCGCAGGATCGAGATCATCAAGCGCGACACGACGGGACCCGCACCTGACGTGGCCCGCCGCCTGGCCCAGGAGCTGATCGTCAGCGAGAATGTCGATTTCCTCGCAGGAATGGACTACACGCCCAACACAATGGCTGTTGCGCCGCTATCGACCAGCGCCAAGGTGCCCCTCCTCATCGTCAACTCGGCAACTTCGGGCATCCTCGCCAAGCATCCCTTCGCCGTTCGGTTCGGCTTCACGACCACCGAAATGGCGCAGCAGCTCGCGCTCTACGCCGCCAAGCAAAAGCTGAAATCCGTATATACGTTCGTGCATGAATACGAGCCGGGCCTCGATGCGGAGGCGATGTTCGTCCGTGAATACAAAGCGGCCGGCGGCGTGATTGCCGGATCTGTGCGGGCGCCGCTCAAGGCCACGGACTTCTCCGCCTATATCCAGCGCATCAAGGACGCGAACCCGGATGGCATCTTCGTGTTCATGGCTGCCGGCGAATTGACGCCGATCTTTCTCCGCCAGTTCAAGGAGGCAGGGCTGGATCCGGCCAAGATCATCGGCATCGGGGACATCACGGACGAATCGTCACTACCTGCCGCGGGCGAGGCCGCTCTCGGAGTTGTTACGGCCTTCCATTACACCCCGACGCATGATTCGGAGGTCAACCGAGAGTTCGCAGCCGCGTTCAACGCGGTCGCGCAGGGCCGGCCGCTCGGTTTCATACCGGTCGTCAGCTACGACGTCCTGCGTGCCATCTATACGGTCGTTGATGCGCAGAAGGGCGATCTCAATCCCGAGCGCACGATCGAGCTTCTGAAGCAAACAAGATTCGAAAGCCCGCGCGGCCCGATTGCGATCGACCCGTCGACCCGTGAGATCGTGCAGAACATCTACTTCCGAAGGGTCGAGAATCGGGACGGACAGATGGTCAATTTGGAGTTTGCGACCATTCCCGACGTCAAGGATCCTGGATCGGCGCGCTAG
- a CDS encoding acyl-CoA synthetase, with protein sequence MNADIGVTIAKAREHSIGDLLRRSAAREPSKLALSCGAVRWTFAELDAICNRLARGLPGLGVGKGDRLAVLSRNSHAFAALRFAVARIGAVLVPINFMLNPDEINFILKSSGARLLATGPDFVEAARAASSKGCAVEKLIWLPGEDPAAQPAGLTSFDDLLDADSSLFEASVDSRDLAQIVYTSGTESLPKGAMLSHEAVMWQYVSCIIDGGMSADDKVLHALPLYHCAQLDVFLGPQVYLGASGVITGKPTADNILALIQAHGITCFFAPPTIWIAMLRSPNFDKSDLSSLQKGYYGASIMPVEVLLELQRRLPNVKFWNFYGQTEIAPLATVLTPEDQLRKAGSAGKPAINVETRVVNTAMEDVGVGEIGEIVHRSPHLLSGYYNDPVKTAAAFAGGWFHSGDLATVDAEGYITVVDRVKDMIKSGGENVASREVEEMIYKIPAISEVAVVGLPDPHWIEAVTAIVVVKSGEKLDEDAVITHCAGSMAHFKVPKRVIFVDSLPKNPSGKLLKRELRQRFIGGETLDKAIQKNFGA encoded by the coding sequence ATGAACGCAGATATCGGAGTTACGATCGCGAAAGCCCGCGAGCATTCGATTGGCGATCTCTTGCGCCGCTCGGCTGCCCGCGAGCCGAGCAAGCTAGCCTTGAGCTGCGGCGCGGTGCGCTGGACGTTTGCCGAACTGGACGCGATCTGCAATCGACTGGCGCGTGGCCTACCCGGCCTCGGCGTCGGGAAGGGCGACCGTCTCGCCGTGCTGTCGCGCAACTCGCATGCCTTTGCGGCGCTGCGCTTCGCGGTAGCGCGGATCGGCGCGGTGCTGGTGCCGATCAACTTCATGCTCAATCCCGACGAGATCAATTTCATCCTGAAAAGCTCCGGCGCCAGGCTGCTCGCGACCGGCCCCGATTTCGTCGAGGCCGCACGCGCCGCGAGCAGTAAGGGCTGCGCGGTGGAGAAGCTCATCTGGTTGCCGGGCGAGGATCCCGCTGCGCAGCCGGCGGGCCTCACCAGCTTCGACGATCTTCTCGATGCCGACAGCTCGTTGTTTGAGGCCTCCGTCGACAGCCGCGATCTCGCACAGATTGTTTACACCTCGGGCACGGAATCCCTGCCCAAGGGTGCGATGCTGAGCCATGAAGCCGTGATGTGGCAGTATGTGAGCTGCATCATCGACGGCGGCATGAGCGCCGACGATAAAGTGCTGCACGCGCTGCCGCTCTATCATTGCGCTCAGCTCGACGTCTTCCTCGGCCCGCAAGTCTATCTCGGCGCCTCCGGCGTGATCACGGGCAAGCCGACCGCAGACAACATTCTGGCGCTGATCCAGGCGCACGGGATCACCTGCTTCTTCGCGCCGCCGACGATCTGGATCGCGATGCTGCGCTCGCCAAATTTCGACAAGAGCGATCTGTCGTCGCTGCAAAAGGGCTATTACGGCGCTTCGATCATGCCGGTGGAGGTGCTGCTCGAGCTCCAGCGCCGCCTGCCCAACGTCAAGTTCTGGAACTTTTACGGTCAGACCGAGATCGCGCCGCTTGCGACCGTGCTGACGCCCGAGGACCAGCTCCGCAAGGCGGGCTCCGCCGGCAAACCCGCCATCAACGTCGAGACCCGCGTCGTCAACACGGCAATGGAGGACGTTGGCGTCGGCGAGATCGGCGAAATCGTACACCGCTCGCCGCATCTGTTGTCGGGCTATTACAACGATCCCGTGAAGACCGCGGCGGCTTTCGCTGGCGGCTGGTTCCACTCCGGCGACCTCGCCACCGTCGATGCCGAGGGCTACATCACCGTTGTCGACCGCGTGAAGGACATGATCAAGTCCGGCGGCGAGAATGTCGCCAGCCGCGAGGTCGAGGAGATGATCTACAAGATCCCGGCGATCTCCGAGGTCGCCGTCGTGGGCCTGCCCGATCCGCACTGGATCGAGGCCGTAACCGCGATTGTCGTGGTTAAGAGCGGCGAGAAGCTCGACGAGGATGCCGTCATCACGCATTGTGCGGGATCGATGGCGCATTTCAAGGTGCCCAAGCGCGTGATCTTTGTCGACAGCCTGCCGAAGAATCCGTCCGGCAAGCTGCTCAAGCGGGAATTGCGCCAGCGTTTCATCGGCGGCGAGACGCTCGACAAGGCGATCCAGAAAAACTTCGGGGCTTGA
- a CDS encoding SDR family oxidoreductase — protein MRHGQKKIPSTILIFGAAAHIGGPLAHFLREEAPQIKLRLVTSNPANCDVLRREHPHAEVVIASYFDLASLEKAVDGMEGIFVLTRSGTNEADAMTNLVVLLKKARSAVHVIRLVGLQPEANRRRIPQSLREHGLGLPIQHPIAKEILDESGLPVTYLNIGATFMDNFYWMKDGLRKERKLIWPERLIPYIDPRDIAEVAGRLFLSSNHRHIGQFHTLNNGQDILRFSDVADLMTKVFQERIVHDGSRAGFFEAYRELGEIRLHYLWDFFQYEEQNEVVWARNDFVERTLGRMPVSLSEWLAEHRQALLFGI, from the coding sequence ATGCGACACGGTCAGAAGAAGATTCCGAGCACGATTCTCATTTTCGGTGCAGCGGCTCATATCGGCGGCCCACTTGCGCACTTCTTGCGCGAGGAGGCGCCGCAGATCAAGCTGCGCCTCGTAACAAGCAATCCCGCCAATTGTGACGTCCTTCGCCGCGAGCACCCGCATGCGGAGGTCGTCATTGCCAGCTATTTTGATCTCGCATCGCTTGAGAAGGCGGTCGACGGAATGGAAGGAATCTTCGTACTGACCAGAAGCGGCACGAACGAGGCCGACGCGATGACAAATCTCGTTGTCCTGCTCAAGAAGGCAAGGTCCGCCGTTCACGTTATACGTCTTGTCGGCCTACAACCCGAAGCGAATCGAAGGCGAATTCCTCAGTCTCTCCGCGAGCATGGTCTTGGTTTACCCATCCAACACCCCATCGCAAAAGAAATCCTCGACGAAAGCGGTCTGCCTGTCACCTACCTGAACATCGGCGCAACCTTCATGGACAACTTCTACTGGATGAAGGACGGCTTGAGGAAGGAGCGAAAGCTGATCTGGCCCGAACGCTTGATTCCCTATATCGATCCACGCGACATTGCGGAAGTGGCCGGACGTCTTTTCCTGTCGAGCAATCATCGGCACATTGGTCAATTTCACACTCTGAACAACGGACAGGACATACTGAGGTTCAGCGACGTCGCCGATCTCATGACCAAGGTTTTTCAGGAAAGAATTGTTCACGACGGCAGCAGAGCGGGCTTCTTCGAGGCGTACCGGGAGCTCGGAGAGATCCGGCTGCACTATCTCTGGGATTTCTTCCAGTACGAAGAACAGAACGAGGTGGTTTGGGCGCGCAATGACTTCGTTGAGCGCACCCTAGGACGGATGCCCGTCTCCTTGAGCGAATGGCTGGCCGAACATCGGCAAGCCTTGCTGTTCGGAATATAG
- a CDS encoding DoxX family protein, which translates to MSTATAQAAPRERPLCVSLWIAQALLFCVFASSGLAKLFMPIPQLAAMMPWTGQHSEAFVRVIGLIDLAGGIGVLVPALTRIMPRLTVLAALGCSVLQVFAIVFHVSRGEAELTPLNFILLALSVFVVWGRGRKIPVAPRRS; encoded by the coding sequence ATGTCCACCGCCACCGCCCAAGCCGCCCCGCGGGAACGTCCCCTATGCGTGAGCCTTTGGATCGCTCAAGCCCTCCTCTTTTGCGTGTTCGCTTCGTCCGGGCTCGCGAAGCTGTTCATGCCGATTCCGCAGTTAGCGGCAATGATGCCATGGACAGGTCAGCACTCTGAAGCATTTGTCCGGGTCATCGGACTGATCGACCTCGCCGGAGGAATTGGCGTTCTCGTGCCTGCGTTAACCCGGATTATGCCGCGGCTGACAGTGCTTGCCGCGCTTGGCTGCTCCGTGTTGCAGGTCTTCGCTATCGTTTTTCATGTCTCTCGCGGCGAGGCCGAGCTCACGCCTCTCAACTTCATCTTGCTGGCCCTTAGCGTCTTTGTTGTCTGGGGGCGCGGGCGCAAGATACCGGTCGCGCCGCGCCGATCCTGA
- a CDS encoding LysR family transcriptional regulator, with the protein MDTLVSMKVFCLVAELKSFAAAAERLGISPAMASKHVMQLEKRLGSRLLNRTSRRVSLSESGALYFEQTRQMLESLDEVEAAVSNVTVVPRGTLRLTAPVWMANPKFSKVLADYQARYPQVRLNIDLSGRLVNLVEEGFDLALRATGTPDEALIARPITRVPFYMVATPAYLDRAKRPKNLAELSGHSLLHYALHSPGESITIQGESGTQTIKFNPVLLSGNETLLHLAALEGMGLAVLPKWLISEDLAAGRLEQVLPEQSIFESQLFAVYPTRKYLSAKVRTFIDFIAADKRLR; encoded by the coding sequence ATGGATACGCTGGTCAGCATGAAGGTCTTTTGCCTGGTTGCCGAGCTCAAGAGCTTTGCAGCCGCGGCAGAGCGGCTGGGCATCTCGCCCGCCATGGCGAGTAAGCATGTGATGCAGCTTGAGAAGCGTCTGGGCTCACGGCTGCTCAACCGCACGAGCCGACGCGTCAGCCTGAGCGAAAGCGGCGCATTATATTTCGAGCAGACGCGTCAAATGCTCGAGTCCCTGGATGAGGTAGAGGCGGCCGTCAGCAACGTGACCGTAGTTCCTCGCGGCACATTGCGGCTAACCGCACCGGTCTGGATGGCCAATCCGAAGTTTTCGAAAGTCTTGGCAGACTATCAGGCTCGCTATCCACAGGTGCGGCTGAACATCGATCTCAGTGGACGATTGGTCAATCTGGTCGAGGAAGGTTTTGACCTGGCCTTGCGTGCGACGGGCACGCCTGACGAGGCATTGATCGCGCGGCCGATCACAAGGGTCCCATTTTATATGGTTGCCACGCCCGCTTATCTCGATCGCGCAAAGCGCCCGAAGAATCTGGCTGAATTGTCCGGACACAGCCTCTTGCACTATGCGCTGCACTCTCCAGGCGAGAGTATCACCATCCAGGGCGAAAGTGGGACGCAGACTATCAAATTCAACCCCGTTTTGCTCAGCGGCAACGAGACTCTGCTGCACCTGGCCGCCCTGGAAGGCATGGGGCTCGCGGTGCTGCCCAAATGGCTGATCAGCGAGGATCTCGCCGCCGGGCGCCTGGAACAAGTGCTGCCGGAGCAGAGCATCTTCGAAAGCCAATTGTTCGCGGTTTATCCGACGCGCAAATACCTCTCAGCCAAGGTCCGGACATTTATCGACTTCATCGCTGCTGATAAGCGACTGAGATAG
- a CDS encoding LysR family transcriptional regulator — protein MPDADIVMQGLHKRELSMEINWLYDFIAVATARSFSRAAEERNCSQPALSRRIQALEVWAGASLLDRTTHSVNLTPAGEAFRHTADDIVRRLSAGRLEAQERARGASDVLKFASTNALSLTFFPDWLRRIETELPFVPNVQLVANHMEGCERILLASDAHFLLCHYHPAATTALTPSHFRSLHVGDDRLIPASVPVSRRNRKPRFKLPGTEGAPVQFLSFRSESGMGRILEAVRATSPLQAHLHTTFTSHLAKLLVTMVQAGRGMAWLPESLISDQLASGEIVAAGGQQWYVPIEIHVFRPKLRLAQAAEAFWQHIEKAATHSR, from the coding sequence ATGCCGGATGCTGATATCGTTATGCAAGGCCTGCATAAACGAGAGCTCTCCATGGAGATCAACTGGTTATACGATTTCATCGCGGTTGCGACAGCGCGCAGTTTTTCACGGGCCGCAGAGGAGCGAAACTGTTCCCAGCCGGCGCTCAGCCGGAGGATACAGGCGCTCGAGGTCTGGGCTGGCGCATCGCTGCTCGATCGCACCACGCACAGCGTCAATCTGACGCCCGCTGGTGAAGCCTTTCGTCACACTGCTGACGATATCGTGCGCAGATTGAGTGCCGGCCGGCTCGAGGCGCAGGAGCGGGCGCGCGGTGCCTCGGACGTACTGAAGTTCGCCTCGACCAATGCGCTGTCGCTGACGTTCTTTCCGGATTGGCTGCGTCGCATCGAGACCGAGCTACCATTCGTGCCCAACGTACAGCTCGTTGCCAATCATATGGAAGGCTGCGAACGGATCCTCTTGGCGAGCGATGCCCATTTTTTGCTTTGCCATTATCATCCGGCCGCCACGACGGCGTTGACGCCGTCGCATTTTCGCTCGCTGCATGTTGGTGACGATCGGCTGATCCCCGCATCGGTGCCGGTTTCGCGCCGCAACCGCAAGCCTCGCTTCAAGCTTCCGGGAACGGAGGGCGCGCCTGTACAGTTCTTGAGCTTCCGTTCAGAATCAGGGATGGGACGGATCCTGGAAGCGGTGCGTGCCACCTCCCCCTTGCAAGCTCATCTTCACACAACATTCACGTCGCATCTGGCGAAGCTTTTGGTCACGATGGTTCAGGCAGGCCGGGGCATGGCGTGGCTGCCGGAAAGCCTGATCAGTGATCAGCTTGCCTCTGGCGAGATTGTCGCGGCAGGCGGGCAGCAGTGGTACGTGCCGATCGAGATCCACGTATTCCGGCCTAAACTGCGGCTCGCCCAGGCGGCGGAGGCATTCTGGCAGCACATCGAGAAAGCAGCCACACATTCACGATGA